The stretch of DNA GCGCGCATTTCCTGACGCACCGCCACCGGCGCGGCGGGCAGCCCGGTGGCCGGGTCGCCTTTTTTCAGGTAGCCCCAGCGCTGGGCGAAATCGTTGCGCGCATCGCCCAGCAGCTTGAAGGCCGCGGCCTTGCCCGCGGCGGCCTCCGTGGCGTTCTTGGCAATGCGCTGGGACAGCACCCGCAACTCGCCGGCGTGGCCGATGTACTGCTTGTCGTACGTGGCCTGGGTGTTGAGGTAAGCGAAGTTGGCGAACAGCAGCATGATGAACACGATCAGGGCGATGAACAGCACGATGATCTGCGAGCGGCTGCGCGATCCTTCCATTGGCTTGCCTGGGTTGGCTTTTAGCATCTGCACACCTGAATTCCGGTTGTTCTGTTGCCCGCACAATGGACGGCGCGGTCCTGCAGGTTCATCGCGCAATATTCATCGCGAGCAGGTCTCGCGCCTACAGCGCCACATCCAGGAACCCCGGCGACTGCGCCAGGGCGAAGGGACTGAATACCCACCAGACCTGCTCGCACGGGAAATACCCCCGCAGGTACGGCGTGATGGCGCCCTGTTCGCTAGCGCTGGCCGCGGTTTCCAGGCTGCTCTGCTCGAAGTGCTGCATGCCGGCCACCTCGTCCACCATCAAGCCGGCGAACACCTCTTTGTGCTCGACCACCAGCACCCGCCGCTGCTTGCGCAGGGCCGACAGCTCATGGCCGAAGAACCCGCACAGGTCCATGACCGGCAGCAGCCGTCCGCGCAGGTTGGCCACGCCTTTCACCCAGGGCTTGACCCCGGGCAGCAGGGTGTAACGGGGCTCGTGCAGGACTTCGCTGACTTCGCCCATCGGCGCCACATACCAATGCTCGCCGATGCGAAAGCCGATACCGCTCCAGCCGTGCTGGCGGGTTTCCTGGGAAGGCAGGTCGGCTGCCAGCAGGCGGCAGCGCTGGTCGATCTCGAGCAGCAGTTCGAAGGCGGTTTGCGACTCGGCCATGGCGCGGGCGGTCAGCCGGCCAGGACGTTGTTCAGGGTCTTGATCAGGGTGTCTTCGTCGACCGGCTTGGTCAGGTAATCCTTGGCGCCCTGGCGAGTACCCCAGACCTTGTCGGTTTCCTGATCCTTGGTGGTGATGATGATCACCGGGATATGGCTGGTTTCCGCGTCCTTGGTCAACTGACGGGTAGCCTGGAAACCATTGAGGCCGGGCATGACGATGTCCATCAGGACCGCGTCGGGCTTTTCCTGGCGCGCCAGGGCCACGCCGTCGGCGCCGTTTTCGGCCTTCAGGACTTCATGGCCGTGCTTTTCCAGCATGCCGGTCAGTTTGTACATTTCAGTCGGCGAGTCATCGACGATCAGAATACGAGCCATGGTCTTCCCCATACGAATAGGCGTGCGGCCCGCTGGCCGAACCTCAATGTGCTTGTTCTACTGCGGCGAACCCCGGCACATGGGCCTTGATCGCGCTCAGCAGCTCTTCCTTGCTGAAAGGCTTGGTCAAAAACTGGTCAGAGCCGACGATGCGACCCTTGGCCTTGTCGAACAGACCGTCCTTGGAGGACAGCATAATCACCGGCGTGGACTTGAACGCGCTGTTGTTCTTGATCAACGCGCAGGTCTGATAGCCATCGAGCCGCGGCATCATGATGTCGACGAAAATGATGCCCGGGTGGTTGTCGGCGATCTTGGCCAGGGCCTCGAAACCGTCGACCGCGGTGATGACTTCACAGCCCACATTCTTCAGCAGCGTTTCGGCCGTGCGGCGAATCGTCTTCGAATCATCGATCACCATCACCTTGAGGGCGCTGGATTGCTGTTCCATATCTGCTCTACCATCGCCACAGCGAATCGATTTTCTGCCCGTACTGGTGGCCAATGCCTCAAGCCCTTGATGTTCAAGGCCTGAGCACGGCATGCGAGCCTTTTTAGCATACTCTCCCCATGCAATCTATCGGCCGACCGGCGCGGTGGTTTTTCCTTGACCGGGAACCGCCCGGACGCCACTCTGACGCCAATTTTGCAAGCCATTGCGCCCACTAATTTTCGAGGAAACCGCCCATGAGCGTTCGCGTCGGGATTGTCATGGACCCTATCGCCAGCATCTCCTATAAGAAGGACAGCTCGCTGGCCATGCTGCTGGCCGCCCAGGAGCGCGGCTGGACCCTGTTCTATATGGAACAGCGCGACCTGTACCAGGCGACCGGTGGCGTGGCCCGGGCGCGGATGCGTCCGCTGAAGGTGTTCGCCGACCCGCACAAGTGGTTCGAACTGGAAGCCGAGACCGACAGCGCCCTGAGCGAGCTGGACGTGATCCTGATGCGCAAGGACCCACCGTTCGACATGGAGTTCGTCTACTCCACCTACCTGCTGGAACAGGCCGAGCGCGACGGCGTGCTGGTGGTCAACAAGCCGCAGAGCCTGCGTGACTGCAATGAAAAGCTGTTCGCCACCCTGTTCCCGCAGTGCACGCCGCCGACCATCGTCAGCCGTCGTCCGGACGTGTTGCGCGAATTCGCCGACCATCACGGCGACGTGATCCTCAAGCCGCTGGACGGCATGGGCGGTTCGTCGATCTTCCGTCACACCGCTGGCCACCCGAACCTCTCGGTGATCCTCGAAACCCTGACCCAGCATGGCAAGCAGCAGATCATGATCCAGGAGTACCTGCCGGCCATCGTCGATGGCGACAAACGCATCCTGATGATCGACGGCGAACCTGTGGATTACTGCCTGGCGCGGATTCCCGCCCAGGGTGAAACCCGTGGCAACCTTGCCGCCGGTGGCCGTGGCGAAGCCCGGCCGCTGACCGAGAAAGATCGCTGGATCGCCGCACAGGTCGGCCCGACCCTGCGCGAGAAAGGCCTGCTGTTCGTGGGGCTCGACGTGATCGGCGAGCACCTGACCGAAATCAACGTCACCAGCCCGACCTGCATCCGCGAGATCGACAACGCCTTTGGCACCAACATCGGCGCAATGCTGATGGATGCCATCGATCAGAAGCTCAAGGCTCGTTGATCCAGAACTGCCAAGCACAAACCAACATTGCGTTATCATGCGCCGCCTGTGAAACGCGCGATGTTGGTCTTGTGATGCTTTTTGTGATGTTGAACCGCTGATGACTTTTGTGAACCGCTGATGGCTCTCCCTTCCGATCTGCCCCCCGAGCTGGCCCACAGCGGCGTGCGCCCGGCCGATCGCCTGGGGTTTACCCTGTTCCTGGCCGCCCTGCTGCATATCGCGCTGATTCTCGGCCTGGGTTTCTCCTTCGCCGAACCCAAGCAGATCAGCAAGACCCTGGAAATTACCCTGGCCACTTTCAAGAGCGAGACCAAGCCGAAGAAGGCCGATTTCCTCGCCCAGGAAAACCAGCAAGGCAGCGGCACCCTGGACAAGAAAGCGATCCCGAAGACCACCGAAGTGGCGCCGTTCCAGGAAAACAAAGTCAATAAGGTCACCCCGCCGCCTCCGGCCAAGACCGAGGTCAAGGAAGCCGCGCCCAAGGCCGCGGTCGCCACTACCGCGCCGAAGCCGAAAAAGACCGTCACCAAGCGTGAAGAGGTCAAGACCGAGGCCAAACCCAAGGTTCCCGTGCCGACGTTCGACAGCGAGCAGCTGTCCAGCGACATCGCCAGCCTGGAGGCCGAACTGGCCCAGGAGCAGCAGCTGTACGCCAAGCGCCCGCGCATCCACCGCCTGAGCGCGGCCTCGACCATGCGCGACAAGGGCGCCTGGTACAAGGACGAGTGGCGCAAGAAGGTCGAGCGCATCGGCAACCTCAACTACCCGGAAGAAGCCCGGCGCAAGCAGATCTACGGCAACCTGCGGCTGATGGTCTCGATCAACCGCGACGGTTCTCTGTACGAGGTGCTGGTGCTGGAGTCCTCCGGCCAGCCGCTGCTGGACCAGGCGGCGCAACGCATCGTACGCCTGGCGGCACCGTTCGCGCCCTTTACCGGTGACCTGTCGGATATCGACCGCCTGGAGATCATCCGCACCTGGAAGTTCGCCCGCGGCGACCGGCTGTCCAGCAACTGACTCCCTACCTCTTGTAGCCGCTGCCGAGCCTGCGAGGCTGCGTACGGGCGCGTAGCGGCGGCAAAAAATGTCCATGCGGTGTGCCAGGCAAACCGTGCGGGCAGATTTGCGCCTGCTGCGCAGTCGTACGCAGCCTCGCAGGCTCGACAGCGGCTACAGGATTCATGGGGAATGAGAGCATCCCCAGCTTGTCAGTTCGCCCCTCCACCGCCACACTAGCGCTCATGAAAAACGTCAGCCCCAGCTACCTCAAGCATCACTTCCTGATCGCCATGCCGCACATGGCCGACCCGAACTTTGCGCACACCTTGACCTACATCGTCGAGCACAATGCCAATGGCGCCATGGGGTTGGTGGTCAACCGTCCGCAGGACCTGAACCTCGCCGATATCCTCGAGCAATTGCGCCCCGAGATCGACCCGCCAGCGCTCTGCCAGCATGTGCCGATCTTCATCGGCGGCCCGGTGCAGACCGATCGCGGTTTTGTCCTGCACCCCAGCGGCCCGACCTTCCAGGCCACGGTCGAGCTTGATGGCCTGTCGCTGTCGACGTCCCAGGACGTGCTGTTCGCCATCGCCGATGGCGTCGGTCCGGCCAAAAGCCTGATCGCCCTCGGTTATGCCGGCTGGGAAGCCGGGCAGCTGGAAGCCGAGCTGGCGGACAACGCCTGGCTGACCTGCCCGTTCGACGCCGACATCCTGTTCAACACCAGCAGCGAACTGCGCCTGGAGGCGGCGGCCAGGCACCTGGGCATCAACCTCGCCCTGCTGACCAGCCAGGCGGGCCACGCCTGATGGCCCTGCGACTGATCCTCGGGTTCGACTACGGCACCAAGCAGATCGGCGTGGCGGTAGGCCAGGCCATCACCGGCCAGGCCCGCGAGCTGTGCACCCTGAAGGCGCAGAACGGCGTGCCGGACTGGAATCAGGTCGAAGCCCTGATCAAGGAATGGAAG from Pseudomonas chlororaphis subsp. chlororaphis encodes:
- the pilH gene encoding twitching motility response regulator PilH; protein product: MARILIVDDSPTEMYKLTGMLEKHGHEVLKAENGADGVALARQEKPDAVLMDIVMPGLNGFQATRQLTKDAETSHIPVIIITTKDQETDKVWGTRQGAKDYLTKPVDEDTLIKTLNNVLAG
- a CDS encoding chemotaxis protein CheW, whose amino-acid sequence is MAESQTAFELLLEIDQRCRLLAADLPSQETRQHGWSGIGFRIGEHWYVAPMGEVSEVLHEPRYTLLPGVKPWVKGVANLRGRLLPVMDLCGFFGHELSALRKQRRVLVVEHKEVFAGLMVDEVAGMQHFEQSSLETAASASEQGAITPYLRGYFPCEQVWWVFSPFALAQSPGFLDVAL
- the gshB gene encoding glutathione synthase, which produces MSVRVGIVMDPIASISYKKDSSLAMLLAAQERGWTLFYMEQRDLYQATGGVARARMRPLKVFADPHKWFELEAETDSALSELDVILMRKDPPFDMEFVYSTYLLEQAERDGVLVVNKPQSLRDCNEKLFATLFPQCTPPTIVSRRPDVLREFADHHGDVILKPLDGMGGSSIFRHTAGHPNLSVILETLTQHGKQQIMIQEYLPAIVDGDKRILMIDGEPVDYCLARIPAQGETRGNLAAGGRGEARPLTEKDRWIAAQVGPTLREKGLLFVGLDVIGEHLTEINVTSPTCIREIDNAFGTNIGAMLMDAIDQKLKAR
- the pilG gene encoding twitching motility response regulator PilG, whose product is MEQQSSALKVMVIDDSKTIRRTAETLLKNVGCEVITAVDGFEALAKIADNHPGIIFVDIMMPRLDGYQTCALIKNNSAFKSTPVIMLSSKDGLFDKAKGRIVGSDQFLTKPFSKEELLSAIKAHVPGFAAVEQAH
- a CDS encoding energy transducer TonB, whose amino-acid sequence is MALPSDLPPELAHSGVRPADRLGFTLFLAALLHIALILGLGFSFAEPKQISKTLEITLATFKSETKPKKADFLAQENQQGSGTLDKKAIPKTTEVAPFQENKVNKVTPPPPAKTEVKEAAPKAAVATTAPKPKKTVTKREEVKTEAKPKVPVPTFDSEQLSSDIASLEAELAQEQQLYAKRPRIHRLSAASTMRDKGAWYKDEWRKKVERIGNLNYPEEARRKQIYGNLRLMVSINRDGSLYEVLVLESSGQPLLDQAAQRIVRLAAPFAPFTGDLSDIDRLEIIRTWKFARGDRLSSN
- a CDS encoding YqgE/AlgH family protein gives rise to the protein MKNVSPSYLKHHFLIAMPHMADPNFAHTLTYIVEHNANGAMGLVVNRPQDLNLADILEQLRPEIDPPALCQHVPIFIGGPVQTDRGFVLHPSGPTFQATVELDGLSLSTSQDVLFAIADGVGPAKSLIALGYAGWEAGQLEAELADNAWLTCPFDADILFNTSSELRLEAAARHLGINLALLTSQAGHA